In Kogia breviceps isolate mKogBre1 chromosome 7, mKogBre1 haplotype 1, whole genome shotgun sequence, a single window of DNA contains:
- the LMNTD2 gene encoding lamin tail domain-containing protein 2 isoform X2, translating to MAPESCQEAEDAEEEAFPSLVDRELVSGHVGPPASTSADSGAPACPQDTKPSSTRMVSSVNPQSSCSRKLLQNQVQKLTLELEEQKEQAQLEKAHLEEWLLQTGDTLRQLEAELQALQKSCLLQLARSSWVGRMLQSSTGSVEVVTAETLMDPSDLSENDQSPTAGEGFRLEDVDWNSIAHRYPNLFTNLESSSDQKPPRAPPLPEFPPATQPERRNSGLYCRQRRHRLKSVEWRCPPLVGNSSSRGTDSEASSCLLAARYHTQKVTGDPPQAPGHIAEQTEAQAQSLCGDSRATSEGCLSLDLRKTHSDRQGKNGQEPESRADPHPRHSGRCPSRWRRRPIWVASCCSSWCATSPCACTASRPARCWSQGTTSRCALLPAALAAPPRTPPPPPLVPHPPPTPSPGVGRGAPQHQAADTLLLGPGARPLPLQPGLRDPPPEPPRRGPQQAPGRALRDPRVQDLRRQHRLVHRPFPALRGPALRRPRGTAAPASTPAQGSGAGGPGRAPAAGVGTSGPSVRTSSPGPDSTKTPYALLGLSPHLPRARPCQDHPSAIQDSPPVLHLPWLRPLRNHPFPRTGSSLTTTLAALPRRTRVQLPRLSTRKLLRQREEPARPEGAAETLPELLPASRIPIPGAPEERGPRLSDGGAVGAEHGREQVRLPLPQLPAHHRGLALAGVGPGRAAAPAPVLPRLHDRGCGAGRGGEKAPEAGGASYIVY from the exons ATGGCCCCTGAGTCTTGTCAGGAGGCTGAAGATGCCGAGGAAGAGGCTTTCCCATCCCTGGTGGACCGAGAACTGGTCAGCGGCCACGTGGGGCCTCCAGCCAGCACCTCTGCCGACTCTGGGGCTCCCGCGTGCCCTCAGGACACCAAGCCCAGCTCCACCAGGATGGTCTCCTCTGTCAACCCGCA GAGCTCGTGCAGTCGGAAGCTCTTGCAAAACCAGGTCCAAAAGCTGACTCTGGAGTTGGAAGAGCAGAAAGAACAGGCCCAGCTG GAGAAGGCACACCTGGAGGAGTGGCTGCTACAGACCGGAGACACCCTGCGGCAGCTGGAGGCCGAGTTGCAGGCCTTGCAGAAGTCCTGCCTCCTGCAGCTGGCCCGCTCCTCCTGGGTGGGCCGCATGCTGCAGTCCTCCACGGGCAGTGTGGAG GTGGTGACGGCAGAGACCCTGATGGACCCCAGTGACCTCTCTGAGAACGATCAGTCCCCCACTGCTGGGGAG GGTTTCCGGCTGGAGGATGTGGACTGGAACAGCATTGCCCACCGGTACCCCAACCTCTTCACCAACCTCGAGTCCAGCTCAGATCAAAA gcccccccgggccccgccgctcccGGAGTTCCCACCGGCCACACAGCCTGAGCGGCGGAACTCAGGGCTGTACTGCCGGCAGAGGAGGCATCGTCTCAAGAGCGTCGAGTGGCGCTGCCCGCCCCTGGTGGGCAACAGCAGCTCCAGGGGCACCGACTCCGAGGCCAGCAGCTGCCTGCTGGCTGCACGTTATCACACCCAGAAAGTGACAGGGGACCCTCCCCAGGCACCAGGCCACATTGCTGAGCAGACAGAGGCACAGGCACAGAGCCTCTGCGGGGACAGTCGAGCGACATCGGAAG GCTGCCTCTCCCTGGATCTCCGGAAAACCCACTCGGACAGGCAGGGCAAGAATGGCCAGGAGCCTGAGTCCCGTGCGGACCCCCACCCCCGGCATTCCGGGCGCTGTCCAAG TCGCTGGAGGAGACGGCCGATCTGGGTGGCTTCGTGCTGCAGCAGCTGGTGCGCGACTTCCCCGTGTGCATGTACCGCTTCCCGCCCAGCACGCTGCTGGAGCCAAGGCACCACGTCACGGTGCGCCCTGCTCCCCGCGGCCCTCGCGGCCCCGCCCCGgaccccgccgccgccgcccctcgTCCCTCACCCGCCGCCGACGCCGTCCCCAGGTGTGGGGCGAGGCGCCCCGCAGCACCAAGCGGCAGACACCCTCCTGCTTGGGCCAGGAGCCCGTCCACTTCCACTCCAGCCGGGACTGCGTGACCCTCCTCCTGAACCCCCAAGGCGAG GTCCTCAGCAAGCACCAGGCCGCGCATTGCGTGACCCCCGTGTGCAGGATCTTCGCCGACAACACCGACTTGTCCATCGACCGTTTCCCGCTCTCAGAGGCCCGGCCCTGCGCCGACCTCGCGGAACAGCAGCCCCTGCCTCGACCCCCGCGCAAGGGTCGGGTGCAGGAGGCCCGGGCCGGGCGCCGGCGGCCGGGGTGGGGACCTCGGGGCCCTCAGTCCGTACCTCCTCCCCAGGCCCAGACTCCACAAAGACCCCATACGCCCTGCTAGGActgtccccccacctccccagggcccGCCCTTGCCAGGACCACCCGTCAGCTATTCAGGATTCCCCTCCAGTCCTCCACCTCCCCTGGCTCCGTCCCCTCCGGAACCACCCCTTCCCGCGGACAGGCTCTTCTCTCACGACCACCCTCGCCGCCCTTCCCCGCAGGACGCGGGTCCAGTTGCCCCGCCTGAGCACCAGAAAGCTCCTCCGCCAGCGAGAGGAACCAGCGCGGCCCGAGGGCGCCGCCGAGaccctcccagagctcctgcccgCCAGCCGCATCCCCATCCCCG GTGCGCCGGAAGAGCGTGGACCGCGGCTGTCCGATGGTGGCGCTGTCGGTGCAGAGCACGGCCGAGAGCAGGTTCGGCTTCCGCTTCCTCAGCTGCCCGCCCATCACCGCGGACTCGCGCTGGCAGGTGTAGGGCCGGGCCGGGCGGCGGCACCGGCCCCTGTGCTCCCGCGTCTCCACGACCGTGgctgcggggcggggcggggcggggagaaAGCGCCGGAGGCAGGCGGTGCCAGCTATATAGTTTATTGA
- the LMNTD2 gene encoding lamin tail domain-containing protein 2 isoform X3 — protein sequence MQEAAGLPAERSSCSRKLLQNQVQKLTLELEEQKEQAQLEKAHLEEWLLQTGDTLRQLEAELQALQKSCLLQLARSSWVGRMLQSSTGSVEVVTAETLMDPSDLSENDQSPTAGEGFRLEDVDWNSIAHRYPNLFTNLESSSDQKPPRAPPLPEFPPATQPERRNSGLYCRQRRHRLKSVEWRCPPLVGNSSSRGTDSEASSCLLAARYHTQKVTGDPPQAPGHIAEQTEAQAQSLCGDSRATSEGCLSLDLRKTHSDRQGKNGQEPESRADPHPRHSGRCPSRWRRRPIWVASCCSSWCATSPCACTASRPARCWSQGTTSRCALLPAALAAPPRTPPPPPLVPHPPPTPSPGVGRGAPQHQAADTLLLGPGARPLPLQPGLRDPPPEPPRRGPQQAPGRALRDPRVQDLRRQHRLVHRPFPALRGPALRRPRGTAAPASTPAQGSGAGGPGRAPAAGVGTSGPSVRTSSPGPDSTKTPYALLGLSPHLPRARPCQDHPSAIQDSPPVLHLPWLRPLRNHPFPRTGSSLTTTLAALPRRTRVQLPRLSTRKLLRQREEPARPEGAAETLPELLPASRIPIPEAELRLEDCQARKEHKLPVSAGAGVRAAPGPAPPGPCPAASQAPPPQVRRKSVDRGCPMVALSVQSTAESRFGFRFLSCPPITADSRWQV from the exons ATGCAGGAAGCGGCTGGGCTTCCAGCCGAGAG GAGCTCGTGCAGTCGGAAGCTCTTGCAAAACCAGGTCCAAAAGCTGACTCTGGAGTTGGAAGAGCAGAAAGAACAGGCCCAGCTG GAGAAGGCACACCTGGAGGAGTGGCTGCTACAGACCGGAGACACCCTGCGGCAGCTGGAGGCCGAGTTGCAGGCCTTGCAGAAGTCCTGCCTCCTGCAGCTGGCCCGCTCCTCCTGGGTGGGCCGCATGCTGCAGTCCTCCACGGGCAGTGTGGAG GTGGTGACGGCAGAGACCCTGATGGACCCCAGTGACCTCTCTGAGAACGATCAGTCCCCCACTGCTGGGGAG GGTTTCCGGCTGGAGGATGTGGACTGGAACAGCATTGCCCACCGGTACCCCAACCTCTTCACCAACCTCGAGTCCAGCTCAGATCAAAA gcccccccgggccccgccgctcccGGAGTTCCCACCGGCCACACAGCCTGAGCGGCGGAACTCAGGGCTGTACTGCCGGCAGAGGAGGCATCGTCTCAAGAGCGTCGAGTGGCGCTGCCCGCCCCTGGTGGGCAACAGCAGCTCCAGGGGCACCGACTCCGAGGCCAGCAGCTGCCTGCTGGCTGCACGTTATCACACCCAGAAAGTGACAGGGGACCCTCCCCAGGCACCAGGCCACATTGCTGAGCAGACAGAGGCACAGGCACAGAGCCTCTGCGGGGACAGTCGAGCGACATCGGAAG GCTGCCTCTCCCTGGATCTCCGGAAAACCCACTCGGACAGGCAGGGCAAGAATGGCCAGGAGCCTGAGTCCCGTGCGGACCCCCACCCCCGGCATTCCGGGCGCTGTCCAAG TCGCTGGAGGAGACGGCCGATCTGGGTGGCTTCGTGCTGCAGCAGCTGGTGCGCGACTTCCCCGTGTGCATGTACCGCTTCCCGCCCAGCACGCTGCTGGAGCCAAGGCACCACGTCACGGTGCGCCCTGCTCCCCGCGGCCCTCGCGGCCCCGCCCCGgaccccgccgccgccgcccctcgTCCCTCACCCGCCGCCGACGCCGTCCCCAGGTGTGGGGCGAGGCGCCCCGCAGCACCAAGCGGCAGACACCCTCCTGCTTGGGCCAGGAGCCCGTCCACTTCCACTCCAGCCGGGACTGCGTGACCCTCCTCCTGAACCCCCAAGGCGAG GTCCTCAGCAAGCACCAGGCCGCGCATTGCGTGACCCCCGTGTGCAGGATCTTCGCCGACAACACCGACTTGTCCATCGACCGTTTCCCGCTCTCAGAGGCCCGGCCCTGCGCCGACCTCGCGGAACAGCAGCCCCTGCCTCGACCCCCGCGCAAGGGTCGGGTGCAGGAGGCCCGGGCCGGGCGCCGGCGGCCGGGGTGGGGACCTCGGGGCCCTCAGTCCGTACCTCCTCCCCAGGCCCAGACTCCACAAAGACCCCATACGCCCTGCTAGGActgtccccccacctccccagggcccGCCCTTGCCAGGACCACCCGTCAGCTATTCAGGATTCCCCTCCAGTCCTCCACCTCCCCTGGCTCCGTCCCCTCCGGAACCACCCCTTCCCGCGGACAGGCTCTTCTCTCACGACCACCCTCGCCGCCCTTCCCCGCAGGACGCGGGTCCAGTTGCCCCGCCTGAGCACCAGAAAGCTCCTCCGCCAGCGAGAGGAACCAGCGCGGCCCGAGGGCGCCGCCGAGaccctcccagagctcctgcccgCCAGCCGCATCCCCATCCCCG AGGCCGAGCTGCGCCTCGAGGACTGCCAGGCTAGGAAGGAACACAAGCTCCCGGTGAGCGCTGGCGCGGGAGTCCGGGCAGCCCCCGGCCCAGCCCCGCCCGGCCCCTGCCCTGCGGCCtctcaggccccgcccccccAGGTGCGCCGGAAGAGCGTGGACCGCGGCTGTCCGATGGTGGCGCTGTCGGTGCAGAGCACGGCCGAGAGCAGGTTCGGCTTCCGCTTCCTCAGCTGCCCGCCCATCACCGCGGACTCGCGCTGGCAGGTGTAG